The Mercurialis annua linkage group LG7, ddMerAnnu1.2, whole genome shotgun sequence genome includes the window TTCAAAACAAGGAAAAACAGAGATTTTTATCATTCAGAAACTCAATATCAACCACAATTGTGCAATGGTTGTCAAAACAGGGGATCAAAGACAAGCAACATCAAGTGTAATTGGAGAGTTCATTAAATCAAAGTACATCAACCTCAAAACTGTTTACAGACCAGCAAATATTCCGAGAGACATGAAGGATGATTACGAAATAAAAATGACGTACTCCAAAGCTTATTGATCAAAGGCAGTAGTAGCTCAGGAAATGGTGAGAGGAAGGGCGGACGATTCTTTTTCATTAATATCAAGCTACTTGTACATGCTAGAGGTTAGCAATCCAGACTCTTACACCAGATTAGAAGTACAAGATGACAATAGCATGCTTTATGTTTTTATGGCATTAAATGGGTCTATAAAAGGATGGGAATTCTGCATTCCGGTAATTGCAGTTGATGGAACATTCCTTACTTCAGCCTATGGAGGAACGCTTTTAACAGCATGTACACAAGATGAAAACGGAAAGATATTTCCGCTAGCATTTTACGTGGTTGATTCTGAAAGCGATGAATCATGGGAGTGGTTTATGAAGAGAATTAGAGATGCATTCCAAGTGAGAAAATACATGTGTATAATATTTGATAGACACGAGAGCATCAAGAATGCAGCCTCTTCTATTTTTCTATAATCAGCTCATGCATTGTGTACATTCCATTTGTTCAACAATATTAAAAAGAACTTCAAAAAGACGACAAACGAACTTCGGGAAGCATTTTATGGAGCAACAAAAGCTTACACAACTGAGGTATTTGACACTTACATGAAACAAATTAGCAGTATGTGTAGAGGATTAAAGCCATATCTAGAAGCTGTTGGTTACAAGAAATGTGCAAGATCACATTGCGAGAATAACCGGCACAAAGTCATGACAACAAATATAGCAGAATCAATGAATTACAGAATAAAAGCAGGTAAGGATCTCCCCATCACTACATTACTGAGTACCTACACAAAATGGTACAAGAATGAAGCTACACAAACATGCATTTAGCTATTCACAGCCCTATCAAAAAGAACAGAAGATGTCTTGAATGACAATTACATTCAATCAATGAAATTAGTGGTTGATTTAATTCTGTCATAATAAATGAACAAAGTTCACATATAGTTTATATATGGTTAACATCAGGTTACTGATATTTAACAACAAATGCATGTTTCAAGTTCAAATGACAGTGTAAAGACAGTTTATGCAAATACAACAAAGTTCATTGTAGACCTAAAAGAAAGAACATGCACATGTAGGAGATTCCAGATTGATGAAATTCCTTGTCCACACGCAATGTCTATACTCAAAGACATGAATCAAGATCCTTACAAATTTTGTTCCCATTACTTCACCAAAGAAACAATACTGAAGACTTATGACAAAACAGTTTATCCGGTGGAAGAAGAGAGTACGTGGAATGTGCCGGAAGAAGTAGCACAAAAGATTGTCACACCACCGCAAGGAAGAACAAAGTCAGGAAAGCCTAAGAAGAAAAGAATGAGATCTAGTTtggaaaaaataaatcataacaaGTGTAGTAGATGTCGGCTATATGGACACAATGTGAAGATATGTAGGAATATGCctatgaaaaaataattcaatttgttAAAGTTAACTTCAGGTTgatttaaggtttttttttgaattcaaataCATCTTACTTAAAGAAAATATTCAAGATAAATTTCAGtttgtctatatatatatatatatatatatatatatatatatatatatatatatatatatatatatatatatatatatatatatatatatatatatatattaatggaATCCAGAATGCATTTAATAAAGTAACAACAGGATTGGTGAttcaattttatcaaagttgataTAAGGTTACTATTTAGTTCATATCTGgtcattataaaaataatttaaaatattacaaggaattttaacttttgaaaagttgatttGTATTCCAAGTTACAAAAAACTAATACTAGCAAGagacaaatttatatatttttgataaacttaTGTATAGTTAACATATGGTTAACATATAGTTCATATTAGGTATAAAAAACTGAActcattatttatataaattattttaaatattaaaaggaACTTtaacttttagaaatttaatttctattccAATTTATATAAAACTAATACTAGAAAGTgataaatgtatatattttttatacaacTTATGTATATTTATCATATGGTTCACATATGGTATATATTAGATGTAAAAAACTCATCTcactttttatataaataatttctaTACATGcttaaaatatacataaaacaataaaaaaattaaatcacatagtagaataaatataaaatcaaataagaaaATGAAACAAACAGTGcccaactaaaattaaaaatatcaaatatgtttacaatacaaaataaaaacacacaATGCAAACAAACTTAAAATAACCACATCCAAAGTacgataataaaaataatattcagaCCTATTTCTAAAAAGGAACCAAAAACACATAGAAAAGGACCAAAAACACATGGTGTCTAACCACAAACCCTCTTGAGTTTTGGAGGAGCTTCATCATCACTAGTAACTACATAATCTTCCTTCTAAGTCGAGTATAGATACAATGAGGAAGCGTAACGAGCCCGATGTTGTTTGATATCAAAATCAGGACCCATGACCTTGCCCTTAACAAAAAACTCAACAGCGCAAAACATATAAACTCCACAATCACTACGAAAAAGGGAGAAAAAGATAAGAAATATAATAGATTCAAAGTTCACTATATGAAGTTTATATTAAGTCACCAAAAACTAAAGCAAACTGCTACTAAATGAgattatgaaaaaatataaaacttacATATCGGTTTGCACTGGTAAGTTTTCAACATTCTCGATCCTGAATGGGTCTGATAAACTCTTTCCCTCGTAAGGACCGGTAGTAGTATCAATGTCAGCTCGggaatcaaaaaaattgatttcttCTAAGAAAAGTGGAAGCAGC containing:
- the LOC126657168 gene encoding uncharacterized protein LOC126657168 — encoded protein: MHVSSSNDSVKTVYANTTKFIVDLKERTCTCRRFQIDEIPCPHAMSILKDMNQDPYKFCSHYFTKETILKTYDKTVYPVEEESTWNVPEEVAQKIVTPPQGRTKSGKPKKKRMRSSLEKINHNKCSRCRLYGHNVKICRNMPMKK